One region of Gilliamella sp. ESL0405 genomic DNA includes:
- a CDS encoding YheU family protein, with translation MKISWQDLEPETLNNLIQYFVLREGTDYGLEEKSLQDKVNDVKQQLVDGRAAIFWSELHQTIDIKLVR, from the coding sequence ATGAAAATTTCTTGGCAGGATCTTGAACCTGAAACTCTAAATAATCTTATACAATACTTTGTGTTACGTGAAGGGACTGATTATGGGTTAGAAGAAAAATCCCTACAAGATAAAGTTAATGATGTTAAGCAACAGTTGGTAGATGGCAGAGCGGCAATTTTTTGGTCTGAACTTCATCAAACAATTGATATCAAACTTGTCAGATAA